A DNA window from Candidatus Sulfidibacterium hydrothermale contains the following coding sequences:
- a CDS encoding co-chaperone GroES, producing the protein MEKTNWLEKLIVVGDRVLIQPKSESSKTTSGLYLPPGYKEKEEVQSGYVVKTGPGYPIPLPSDGADEPWKPKEEQINYIPLQAQPGDLAIFLKKGAVEIHYHNQKYYIVPQHSILLLERDELD; encoded by the coding sequence ATGGAAAAGACAAACTGGCTGGAAAAGCTGATTGTAGTAGGCGACAGGGTTTTGATACAGCCCAAATCGGAAAGCAGTAAAACCACCAGCGGACTTTATCTGCCGCCGGGATATAAAGAAAAAGAAGAAGTACAAAGTGGTTACGTGGTAAAAACCGGACCGGGATATCCGATTCCGTTACCTTCTGACGGAGCAGACGAACCGTGGAAACCTAAAGAAGAACAAATCAATTATATCCCGTTACAGGCTCAACCGGGTGATCTGGCTATTTTTTTGAAAAAAGGAGCGGTGGAAATTCACTACCACAACCAAAAATATTATATCGTTCCCCAGCACTCCATTTTGCTTTTGGAAAGGGACGAACTCGACTAA